The following proteins are encoded in a genomic region of Synechococcus sp. CBW1002:
- a CDS encoding phosphatidate cytidylyltransferase, with translation MLPSPRTATSLSRLLSGWAAGGFGLVVVLLGGWWFTVALGVIVHLGLLEFFRMAQFKGIRPATKTTLVACQILLFTTMAATDGGGWLAVDLSAAVLPVSGAVICGWLLLQPVTGTIADIAASIFGLFYLGFLPSYWIKLRELADPMLAPNLASAPPLFTPGMALMLLACLLIVATDIGSYMIGRRLGRHPLSPISPGKTVEGALGGVGCAVLVGVLGGVLLGWRWGWLVGGVLGGVVALFALVGDLTESMMKRDAGLKDSGDAIPGHGGILDRIDSYLFTPAVVYSLVSLVLPLLDR, from the coding sequence TTGCTGCCGTCCCCCCGCACTGCCACCTCCCTGTCCCGGCTGCTGAGCGGTTGGGCGGCGGGGGGGTTCGGGCTGGTGGTGGTGCTGCTGGGCGGCTGGTGGTTCACCGTGGCCCTGGGCGTGATCGTGCATCTGGGGCTGCTGGAGTTCTTCCGCATGGCCCAGTTCAAGGGGATCCGGCCTGCCACCAAAACCACCCTGGTGGCCTGTCAGATCCTGCTGTTCACCACCATGGCCGCCACTGATGGCGGCGGCTGGCTGGCGGTCGACCTGTCAGCGGCGGTGCTGCCGGTGTCGGGGGCGGTGATCTGCGGCTGGTTGCTGTTGCAGCCGGTCACCGGCACGATCGCCGACATCGCCGCCTCGATCTTCGGGCTCTTTTATCTGGGCTTTCTGCCGAGCTACTGGATCAAGCTGCGCGAGCTCGCCGATCCGATGCTGGCCCCGAATCTGGCCTCAGCCCCGCCGCTGTTCACCCCCGGCATGGCGCTGATGCTGCTGGCCTGCCTGCTGATCGTGGCCACGGACATCGGCTCTTACATGATCGGTCGCCGCCTGGGCCGGCACCCCCTCTCGCCGATTTCCCCCGGCAAGACGGTGGAGGGAGCCCTGGGCGGAGTGGGCTGTGCCGTGCTGGTGGGTGTGCTCGGAGGCGTGCTGCTGGGCTGGCGCTGGGGCTGGCTGGTGGGGGGCGTGCTCGGCGGGGTCGTCGCTCTGTTCGCCCTGGTGGGCGATCTCACCGAATCGATGATGAAGCGGGATGCCGGTCTGAAAGATTCCGGTGATGCCATCCCCGGCCACGGCGGCATTCTGGATCGGATCGACAGTTACTTGTTCACCCCGGCGGTGGTGTATTCGCTGGTGAGCCTGGTGCTGCCGCTGCTCGACCGCTGA
- a CDS encoding PAP/fibrillin family protein — translation MTAPPDTAEACRRALLEAQAHPPPQRRDLRPVVEQLERLQPADLERDRALLRGVWELFWSSSSQPWLREAPWLENLQVLDPEAGRAMNLLRLRGPLGGVAAISVVAAIAVEGRQRVSVRFERGGWIGPTLGAWRPELLARVRQATPAWLDITVLDQELRLCRGNAGTLFALRRRPDLRPEDLLPAA, via the coding sequence ATGACCGCACCACCCGACACCGCCGAAGCCTGCCGCCGGGCCCTGCTCGAGGCCCAGGCCCATCCACCGCCGCAGCGCCGGGATCTGCGGCCCGTGGTGGAGCAGCTGGAGCGGCTGCAGCCGGCGGATCTGGAACGGGACCGGGCCCTGCTGCGCGGGGTCTGGGAGCTGTTCTGGAGCAGCAGCTCCCAGCCCTGGCTGCGGGAGGCCCCCTGGCTGGAGAATCTGCAGGTGCTCGATCCGGAGGCCGGCCGGGCCATGAATCTGCTGCGGCTGCGGGGACCCCTGGGGGGAGTGGCGGCGATCAGCGTGGTGGCGGCCATCGCCGTCGAAGGCCGCCAGCGTGTGAGCGTGCGCTTCGAGCGGGGCGGCTGGATCGGCCCCACCCTGGGGGCCTGGCGCCCCGAGCTGCTGGCCCGGGTGCGGCAGGCCACGCCGGCCTGGCTCGACATCACCGTGCTCGACCAGGAGCTGCGCCTCTGTCGCGGCAACGCCGGCACCCTCTTCGCCCTGCGGCGCCGGCCGGATCTACGGCCGGAAGACCTGCTGCCGGCCGCCTGA
- a CDS encoding isopenicillin N synthase family oxygenase has product MVQEPEILDVDLLRFERGDGAARRAVVDGVRRSLATGFVYTSSDLPEDLLDTAYGMLARFFALEPEVKQRFRAPGSHGQTGYTGLLVETAAGSEQADWKEMLNWAAPLAAAHPLRRRYPHLYPEPVLPEQVVPGITAVLGHFHAAVADLQRRVLRVIALGLGCAETLFEEMVQDAPTLTRAIRYPPMAQAPSRSHLWAAAHGDINLITALPRATGPGLQVKVQGQWRDALPPSGRVILNSGLMLERLSNGLIPAGWHRVVAPPGSSEQRLSVVQFCHARPWTVLAPLPSCCTTENPPRHAGISAADALEDVLFQIQLLETPSPAESSPPLDQRQPS; this is encoded by the coding sequence ATGGTCCAGGAGCCAGAGATTCTCGATGTCGATCTGCTCCGGTTCGAACGCGGCGATGGAGCTGCCCGGCGGGCGGTGGTGGATGGGGTGCGCCGCAGCCTGGCCACGGGCTTCGTCTACACCAGCAGCGATCTGCCCGAGGACCTGCTCGATACCGCCTACGGAATGCTGGCGCGGTTCTTCGCCCTGGAGCCAGAGGTCAAGCAGCGCTTCCGGGCACCCGGCAGCCATGGCCAGACCGGCTACACGGGGCTTCTGGTGGAAACGGCCGCCGGCAGCGAGCAGGCGGACTGGAAGGAAATGCTCAACTGGGCCGCTCCGCTGGCGGCGGCTCATCCCCTGCGGCGGCGCTATCCCCATCTCTATCCCGAACCGGTGCTACCCGAGCAGGTGGTGCCCGGCATCACGGCCGTACTGGGCCACTTTCATGCTGCCGTGGCTGATCTGCAACGGCGCGTTCTGCGGGTGATCGCTCTGGGGCTCGGCTGCGCCGAGACGCTGTTTGAGGAGATGGTGCAGGACGCCCCCACCCTCACCCGCGCGATCCGCTACCCACCAATGGCGCAGGCCCCCAGCAGATCGCACCTGTGGGCGGCTGCCCACGGCGACATCAACCTGATCACGGCCCTGCCGCGGGCCACGGGGCCGGGCCTGCAGGTGAAGGTGCAGGGCCAGTGGCGGGATGCCCTGCCGCCGTCTGGGCGGGTGATCCTCAACAGCGGCCTGATGCTGGAGCGGCTCAGCAATGGCCTGATCCCAGCCGGCTGGCACCGGGTGGTGGCACCTCCAGGCAGCAGCGAGCAGCGGCTCAGTGTGGTGCAGTTCTGCCACGCCCGCCCCTGGACGGTCCTGGCGCCCCTGCCCAGTTGCTGCACAACGGAGAACCCACCGCGCCATGCCGGCATCAGCGCGGCCGATGCGCTGGAGGATGTGCTGTTTCAGATTCAGCTGCTGGAGACACCAAGCCCTGCGGAATCGTCGCCGCCCCTGGATCAGAGACAGCCGTCGTGA
- a CDS encoding phosphotransferase enzyme family protein, producing the protein MIQASVAHGHELREIAAQFHPGAGIIAIEPLGQGNVNDTFLVSLAGQTQPPLVLQRLNREVFRQPKLVMRNMQIVTRHVAARLQDLPDDPDHSGACRRSWEMPHILTPTDSADPWVERDGQIWRAMTYVPAARSLEMARDPAQAREVGYGLGMFHHLISDLPVDQLADTLEGFHITPTYLAQYHQLLGRCSAPPSAQEHWCQQFIESRQSLAPVLEEAKARGELQLRPIHGDPKINNVMLDAASGEAIALIDLDTVKPGLVHYDIGDCLRSCCNTLGEESRNPEAVQFDLGLCEALLEGYLSVARQFLTTADHQYLYAAIRLIAFELGLRFFSDHLAGNVYFKTSDPLQNLRRAQVQFRLVESIEAQEGPIRALLKRLGGA; encoded by the coding sequence ATGATCCAGGCTTCGGTCGCCCATGGGCACGAGCTCCGTGAGATCGCCGCCCAGTTTCATCCCGGCGCGGGCATCATCGCCATTGAGCCCCTGGGGCAGGGCAATGTCAACGACACCTTTCTGGTGTCGCTGGCTGGACAGACCCAACCACCCCTCGTGTTGCAACGCCTTAACAGGGAGGTCTTCCGCCAGCCGAAGCTGGTCATGCGCAACATGCAGATCGTGACCCGGCATGTCGCCGCCCGTCTGCAGGACCTTCCGGATGATCCCGACCACAGCGGCGCCTGCAGGCGCTCCTGGGAGATGCCGCACATCCTTACCCCAACCGATTCTGCCGATCCCTGGGTGGAGCGCGATGGCCAGATCTGGCGGGCCATGACTTATGTACCGGCCGCCCGCAGCCTGGAGATGGCCCGGGATCCGGCGCAGGCGCGTGAAGTGGGCTATGGCCTTGGCATGTTTCATCACCTGATCAGTGATCTCCCGGTCGATCAGCTGGCAGACACGCTGGAGGGATTTCACATCACCCCCACCTACCTGGCCCAGTACCACCAGCTGCTGGGTCGTTGTTCAGCGCCGCCCTCGGCGCAGGAGCACTGGTGTCAGCAGTTCATCGAGAGCCGCCAGTCGCTGGCGCCGGTGCTGGAGGAGGCCAAGGCCCGCGGTGAGCTGCAGCTGCGCCCGATTCACGGCGATCCGAAGATCAATAACGTGATGCTGGATGCCGCCAGCGGCGAGGCCATCGCCCTGATAGATCTCGATACCGTCAAACCGGGATTGGTTCATTACGACATCGGCGATTGCCTGCGTTCCTGCTGCAACACCCTCGGTGAGGAAAGCCGTAATCCTGAGGCGGTGCAGTTCGATCTGGGGCTATGCGAAGCGCTGCTGGAGGGTTATCTGTCCGTGGCCCGGCAGTTCCTCACCACCGCCGATCACCAGTATCTCTATGCGGCGATCCGGCTGATCGCTTTTGAACTGGGTCTGCGCTTCTTCAGCGATCATCTGGCTGGCAACGTGTATTTCAAGACCAGCGATCCCCTCCAGAACCTCCGGCGCGCCCAGGTGCAGTTCCGGCTTGTCGAAAGCATCGAAGCGCAGGAAGGACCGATTCGGGCGCTGCTGAAGCGGCTGGGGGGAGCCTGA
- a CDS encoding DOMON-like domain-containing protein encodes MGVQSEPEMEPQLQPEAQSFTLVPFRSAPATPDHPTADPCLPGLSLTGFIQRLGPELRIHYCLRAPLAELLVPPPAQQPQRCDGLWMHTCLEAFLAVEGDDRYWEINLSPSGDWNVYRLEGYRLGLTPEASVRALPFLSQQSPQQLELAFHCHLPPPLAAAASVQVGISAVIEHRGGALSTWALDHPGPEADFHRREGFLLRI; translated from the coding sequence ATGGGAGTCCAGTCGGAGCCTGAGATGGAACCCCAGCTGCAGCCGGAGGCCCAGAGCTTCACCCTGGTGCCGTTCCGCAGCGCCCCCGCCACACCCGACCATCCCACCGCCGACCCATGTCTGCCGGGACTCTCCCTGACGGGCTTCATCCAGCGCCTGGGCCCGGAGCTGCGGATCCACTACTGCCTGCGGGCCCCTCTTGCCGAGTTGCTGGTGCCTCCACCGGCACAACAGCCGCAGCGCTGTGATGGCCTCTGGATGCACACCTGCCTGGAGGCCTTCCTGGCGGTGGAAGGGGACGATCGCTACTGGGAGATCAATCTCTCGCCTTCGGGCGATTGGAACGTCTATCGCCTCGAGGGCTATCGCCTCGGCCTCACCCCCGAAGCCAGCGTCAGGGCGCTGCCCTTTCTCAGCCAGCAAAGCCCCCAGCAGCTGGAACTCGCGTTTCACTGCCACCTGCCGCCACCTCTGGCGGCAGCCGCTTCCGTGCAGGTCGGCATCAGCGCCGTGATCGAGCACCGCGGCGGCGCCCTCAGCACCTGGGCCCTGGACCACCCTGGCCCCGAAGCCGATTTCCATCGCCGCGAGGGTTTTCTGCTGCGGATCTGA
- a CDS encoding S1C family serine protease produces the protein MSRHAKALSARQVFLRRADAVVAVEVADGMGAGVVLSRSGLIATSHHLIEGWSHAKVRCRDGRCSAAPIVRSFRDCDLAFLQLDAATAADTCRGIHGALIADRAPAGRLPAIGETVYAIGHPLGLDYTLTQGIVSGVDREIEGRRFLQIDAAINPGNSGGPLYDVHAELVGIIACTRLESEGLNFAVPAVRLYQLFNLYRQERQQGVLQYCSVCGAASRDLHYCDHCGALLARIDPSLEPAEEESAEEPADPQPSGLEAEGVVDPGIDPAADPVADPVASSACPVCGSFCQPQQRYCAVCGATL, from the coding sequence ATGAGCAGACACGCGAAGGCCCTGAGTGCCCGGCAGGTCTTCCTCCGCAGGGCCGATGCCGTCGTGGCCGTCGAGGTGGCCGACGGGATGGGCGCCGGTGTGGTGCTGAGTCGATCCGGGTTGATCGCCACCAGTCACCACCTGATCGAAGGCTGGAGCCATGCGAAGGTCCGCTGCCGGGATGGGCGTTGCAGTGCGGCGCCGATCGTGCGCTCCTTCCGCGACTGCGACCTGGCCTTCCTGCAGCTGGATGCCGCCACCGCCGCGGACACCTGCCGGGGGATTCATGGGGCCCTGATCGCTGATCGCGCCCCAGCGGGGCGGCTGCCTGCCATCGGGGAAACGGTCTATGCGATCGGCCATCCTCTCGGCCTCGACTACACGCTCACCCAGGGAATCGTGAGCGGCGTGGACCGGGAGATCGAGGGGCGCCGCTTTCTCCAGATCGATGCGGCGATCAACCCAGGCAACAGCGGCGGCCCCCTCTACGACGTCCATGCCGAGCTGGTGGGCATCATTGCCTGCACGCGGCTGGAATCGGAGGGGCTCAACTTCGCTGTTCCGGCCGTTCGGCTCTACCAGCTGTTCAACCTGTACCGGCAGGAACGCCAGCAGGGTGTCCTGCAGTACTGCAGCGTCTGCGGAGCGGCCAGCCGCGACCTTCACTACTGCGATCACTGCGGCGCCCTGCTGGCCCGGATTGATCCCAGCTTGGAGCCTGCTGAGGAGGAGTCGGCAGAGGAGCCTGCAGACCCGCAGCCCTCAGGGCTGGAAGCAGAGGGTGTCGTGGATCCGGGTATCGATCCAGCTGCCGATCCCGTTGCCGATCCAGTGGCGAGCAGCGCCTGTCCGGTCTGCGGGAGCTTCTGCCAGCCGCAGCAGCGATACTGTGCGGTCTGCGGTGCCACGCTGTAG
- a CDS encoding YbjN domain-containing protein: MATLPRFLAELVARLSLPPQPVSPVEDAVDLVDEVLESLGVSGQRQDGEEGFDWSFQVGSAPIEVAIHPNPVLGELTLEVRSPMLKLPCGNLLALYRRCLELNRIVVGCSIGVDQDVLVVAEERRLPGLDPPVFLQMLLNVASAADQFDDELAMEFGAIKLGQESADPDPE, encoded by the coding sequence TTGGCAACACTGCCGCGATTCCTGGCGGAGCTGGTGGCGAGATTGTCGCTGCCGCCACAACCGGTCAGCCCGGTGGAAGATGCGGTGGATCTGGTGGACGAGGTGCTCGAGAGCCTGGGAGTGAGCGGTCAGCGGCAGGATGGCGAGGAGGGATTCGACTGGAGCTTTCAGGTGGGCAGCGCCCCGATCGAGGTGGCGATCCATCCCAACCCTGTGCTGGGCGAGCTGACTCTGGAGGTCCGCTCGCCGATGCTGAAACTTCCCTGCGGCAATCTGCTGGCCCTGTACCGCCGCTGCCTTGAGCTGAACCGGATCGTGGTGGGCTGCTCGATCGGTGTCGATCAGGACGTGCTCGTGGTGGCCGAGGAACGCCGCCTGCCTGGTCTGGATCCACCGGTCTTTCTGCAGATGCTGCTCAACGTGGCCAGCGCCGCCGATCAGTTCGATGACGAGCTGGCCATGGAATTCGGCGCCATCAAGCTCGGGCAGGAATCGGCAGACCCCGATCCGGAGTAG
- a CDS encoding TerB family tellurite resistance protein: MPTPSQLLPEADRDLLRILCCVAWSDGDFAAEEKQLLQRLVATYFLPEVDPLSAADTAEALADEAMQMEGIEELVQRLQTESDRQLALKLAFMMIRVSTSPGDASSINPMERVAYRRLVEALGLGEAKVQECEWAAEQELRQHSGLRGILASRFEWLGAWPSQELLETPGMQWL; encoded by the coding sequence ATGCCGACTCCCTCGCAACTCCTGCCGGAAGCCGACCGCGATCTGCTGCGGATCCTCTGCTGCGTGGCCTGGTCGGATGGGGATTTCGCTGCCGAGGAGAAGCAACTGCTGCAGCGGCTGGTGGCGACCTACTTCCTGCCCGAGGTGGATCCGCTCAGCGCTGCTGATACTGCCGAGGCCCTGGCCGATGAGGCCATGCAGATGGAGGGGATCGAGGAGCTGGTGCAACGCCTGCAGACCGAATCGGATCGCCAGCTGGCCCTGAAACTGGCGTTCATGATGATTCGTGTCAGCACCAGCCCTGGCGACGCCTCCAGCATCAATCCGATGGAGCGGGTGGCGTACCGGCGGCTGGTGGAGGCCCTGGGGCTGGGCGAAGCCAAGGTGCAGGAATGCGAGTGGGCGGCGGAGCAGGAGCTGCGTCAGCACTCCGGCCTGCGGGGCATCCTGGCGAGCCGCTTTGAGTGGCTGGGGGCCTGGCCGTCGCAGGAGCTGCTGGAGACTCCCGGCATGCAGTGGCTCTGA
- a CDS encoding hydrogenase maturation nickel metallochaperone HypA: protein MHELSLLEQLRDLAVEQALAHDGGRIVAITLRIGSLAGVEAEALHFAHAVVMEGSLAEGSTLRIEPVAASWFCQVCALEFSGAGGDPTCPGCGAISRQLRHGRELELISLELEVPEQAVSDIESLDSAADSFRDP from the coding sequence ATGCACGAACTGAGCCTGCTGGAGCAGCTGCGGGATCTGGCGGTGGAGCAGGCCCTGGCCCACGACGGCGGTCGGATCGTGGCGATCACCCTGCGGATCGGCAGCCTGGCCGGCGTGGAGGCCGAGGCCCTCCACTTCGCCCATGCCGTGGTGATGGAAGGCAGCCTGGCGGAGGGCTCCACCCTGCGGATCGAGCCCGTGGCCGCCAGCTGGTTCTGTCAGGTCTGCGCCTTGGAGTTCAGCGGCGCCGGTGGCGACCCCACCTGCCCCGGTTGCGGCGCCATCAGCCGGCAGCTGCGGCATGGACGGGAGCTGGAGCTGATCTCTCTGGAACTGGAGGTTCCAGAGCAAGCTGTTTCAGACATTGAGTCTCTGGATTCGGCGGCGGATTCCTTTCGGGATCCGTGA
- a CDS encoding Ni/Fe hydrogenase subunit alpha, translated as MTRTITIDPVTRIEGHAKITLHLDDDGRIADARFHVVEYRGFETFCEGRPFTEMAGITARICGICPVSHLLAAAKTGDKLLAVQPPPAARKLRRMLNLAQICQSHALSFFHLSSPDFLLGWESDPAHRNVFGLMAADPDLARAGIRLRQFGQQVLELLGGRKIHSAWAVPGGVRTPLSAEARQWILERLPEARATVALALEMYKTLLDGPLQHEQRCFGDFPSLFMGLVGPGGRWECIDGLIRFIDSDGRIVADDLSEDDYVSFLGEAVESWSYLKFPYYKPRGYPDGLYRVGPLARLNVCEAIGTPWADAELIEFRQRSGTAASGGRVVTSSFAYHHARLVEIVACLEGIEQLVTDDSLMEGRIRARASLNAQEAVGVSEAPRGTLFHHYRVNDDGLITRVNLIIATGQNNLAMNRTVVQIAREFIAEPVAAEAEIPEPLLNRVEAGIRCFDPCLSCSTHAAGQMPLRIELRAADGALLAARQRQ; from the coding sequence ATGACCCGCACGATCACGATCGATCCCGTCACCCGCATCGAGGGTCACGCCAAGATCACCCTCCACCTCGACGACGACGGGCGCATCGCCGATGCCCGCTTCCACGTGGTGGAATACCGCGGCTTCGAGACCTTCTGCGAGGGACGGCCCTTCACCGAGATGGCCGGCATCACGGCGCGGATCTGCGGCATCTGCCCGGTGAGCCACCTGCTGGCCGCTGCCAAGACCGGCGACAAGCTGCTGGCGGTGCAGCCGCCGCCGGCGGCGCGCAAGCTGCGGCGGATGCTCAACCTCGCCCAGATCTGTCAGAGCCACGCCCTCTCCTTTTTCCACCTCAGCAGTCCTGATTTCCTGCTGGGCTGGGAGAGCGATCCGGCCCACCGCAATGTGTTCGGCCTGATGGCGGCCGATCCCGACCTGGCGCGTGCCGGGATCCGCCTGCGTCAGTTCGGCCAGCAGGTGCTGGAGCTGCTGGGCGGCCGCAAGATTCACTCGGCCTGGGCTGTGCCCGGCGGCGTGCGCACGCCCCTGAGCGCCGAGGCGCGGCAGTGGATCCTGGAGCGGCTGCCGGAGGCCAGGGCCACGGTGGCCCTGGCCCTGGAGATGTACAAAACGCTGCTGGATGGGCCGTTGCAGCACGAGCAGCGCTGCTTCGGCGACTTTCCCTCCCTGTTCATGGGCCTGGTGGGGCCAGGCGGCCGTTGGGAGTGCATCGACGGCCTGATCCGCTTCATCGACAGCGACGGCCGGATCGTGGCCGACGACCTCTCGGAAGACGACTACGTCTCGTTTCTGGGCGAGGCGGTGGAGAGCTGGAGCTACCTGAAATTCCCCTACTACAAGCCGCGGGGCTACCCCGATGGCCTCTACCGGGTGGGTCCCCTGGCACGGCTGAATGTGTGTGAGGCGATCGGTACCCCCTGGGCCGATGCCGAGCTGATCGAGTTCCGCCAGCGCAGCGGCACGGCGGCCAGCGGCGGTCGCGTTGTCACCTCCTCCTTCGCGTATCACCACGCCCGGCTGGTGGAGATCGTCGCCTGCCTGGAGGGGATCGAGCAGCTGGTGACCGATGACAGCCTCATGGAGGGCCGCATCCGCGCCCGTGCCTCCCTGAACGCCCAGGAGGCGGTGGGGGTGAGCGAGGCCCCGCGCGGCACCCTGTTTCACCACTACCGGGTCAACGATGACGGCCTGATCACCCGGGTGAATCTGATCATCGCCACCGGCCAGAACAACCTGGCCATGAACCGCACCGTGGTCCAGATCGCCCGGGAGTTCATCGCCGAGCCGGTGGCAGCCGAGGCCGAGATCCCCGAGCCCCTGCTCAACCGGGTCGAAGCCGGCATTCGCTGTTTTGATCCCTGCCTGTCCTGCTCCACCCACGCGGCAGGCCAGATGCCCCTGCGGATCGAGCTGCGCGCTGCCGATGGAGCGCTGCTGGCGGCGCGGCAACGGCAGTGA
- a CDS encoding potassium channel family protein — protein MVHALVTVIQAELTHRPRLNAWCARRSWRRLLVILVMALLTALALLVEILLWALVYRGLGLFPGLGGSLYFSGITYTTLGYGDVTLPACWRLLSVAEAVNGVLMAGWSTAQLVYVVQRTMSLRLEAEGRLTSHPIARNGDPG, from the coding sequence ATGGTTCACGCCCTGGTCACCGTGATTCAGGCGGAACTCACCCACCGGCCACGACTGAACGCCTGGTGCGCCCGCCGCAGCTGGCGCCGGCTGCTGGTGATTCTGGTGATGGCCTTGCTCACGGCCCTGGCCCTGTTGGTGGAAATCCTGCTTTGGGCCCTGGTGTATCGGGGTCTGGGGTTATTCCCTGGCCTGGGAGGAAGCCTCTATTTCTCGGGGATCACCTACACCACGTTGGGTTATGGCGATGTGACCCTGCCGGCCTGCTGGCGTCTGCTCAGCGTGGCGGAAGCCGTCAACGGTGTGCTGATGGCCGGCTGGAGCACTGCCCAGCTGGTGTACGTGGTGCAGCGCACCATGTCGTTGCGCCTCGAGGCCGAAGGCCGACTCACAAGCCACCCCATCGCCCGGAACGGCGATCCCGGCTGA
- a CDS encoding FUSC family protein: protein MTQLRAALVIGLAAAFAGAVCGGIGLSGDAIAYGSVIAALVVRPDFSRWPLAIYPVLLVLVGVCMAIGVSVGLALASVPQVFVFGLVAALMQVLTLMLPAKLRLLSGVIAVAGVLPLLSSSPSWSAWGQELIAITLGLVTGTVIQVAFAPAVTPQPVAAAPEKQMDPPLAQSMRQGLASPFFWRKLVFASLALAIGEGVGAVTPKYLYFGVVLLLNDSIGDTLARVRDRMVGVSLGILMPLLVFNTLGMGSLQTGLVMGGTAALLIALNGTAYLRTALISSGVAFIGYGPLVAWYIPNRWIDYLMGCGLALAVGLLLFPNSALRRYNQLRGDPSACPQELERCLPAAREEASWLGLPMPEMPSPASARPR from the coding sequence ATGACCCAGCTGCGCGCAGCCCTGGTGATCGGCCTGGCGGCCGCCTTTGCCGGTGCCGTCTGCGGCGGGATCGGCCTGAGCGGCGATGCCATCGCCTATGGCTCGGTGATCGCGGCCCTGGTGGTGCGACCTGATTTCAGCCGCTGGCCCCTGGCGATCTATCCGGTGCTGCTGGTGTTGGTCGGGGTCTGCATGGCGATCGGGGTGAGCGTGGGTCTGGCCCTGGCCTCCGTGCCGCAGGTGTTCGTGTTCGGACTGGTGGCGGCGTTGATGCAGGTCCTCACCTTGATGCTGCCGGCAAAACTGCGGCTGCTGTCCGGGGTGATAGCCGTGGCGGGGGTGCTGCCCCTGCTGAGCAGCTCGCCCAGCTGGAGTGCCTGGGGTCAGGAGTTGATCGCCATCACCCTCGGCCTGGTCACCGGCACCGTGATACAGGTCGCCTTTGCACCGGCAGTGACGCCCCAACCCGTCGCGGCGGCCCCGGAGAAACAGATGGATCCTCCCCTGGCCCAGAGCATGCGCCAGGGTCTGGCATCGCCGTTCTTCTGGCGAAAGCTGGTGTTCGCCAGCCTCGCCCTGGCCATCGGCGAGGGTGTGGGCGCGGTGACGCCGAAATACCTCTACTTCGGGGTGGTGCTGCTGCTGAACGACAGCATCGGCGACACTCTCGCCCGGGTTCGGGACCGCATGGTGGGGGTCAGCCTCGGCATCCTCATGCCCCTGCTGGTGTTCAACACCCTGGGGATGGGGAGCCTGCAGACGGGACTGGTGATGGGCGGGACGGCGGCCTTGCTGATCGCGCTCAACGGCACCGCTTACCTGCGCACCGCGCTGATCTCCAGCGGTGTGGCCTTCATCGGCTATGGCCCCCTGGTGGCCTGGTACATCCCGAATCGATGGATCGATTACCTGATGGGTTGCGGCCTGGCCCTGGCTGTTGGCCTGTTGCTCTTCCCAAACTCCGCCCTGCGCCGTTACAACCAGCTCAGGGGCGACCCAAGTGCCTGTCCCCAGGAGCTGGAGCGCTGCTTGCCCGCTGCTCGAGAGGAGGCCAGCTGGCTCGGGTTGCCGATGCCGGAGATGCCCAGTCCGGCGTCCGCCCGACCACGATGA